Sequence from the Chelonoidis abingdonii isolate Lonesome George chromosome 1, CheloAbing_2.0, whole genome shotgun sequence genome:
tcttctttagacATTCTATGCTGTTTTAACAGCCAAGTGTGAAACATTTAGACTaactttaatttttcatttgatgTTTTTGCTCAGATAATGAAAGTACTTTGAAGCGCCATGTGCCAATACTTTTACTTTGAAAAGTATCATCTCTTGTTATATCACTACCTCAGGATATATTCTTTGAATAAAAAATAGCTAACACAAATGCAACGGTCTTGAGTCTAACTCGAATCTATAATTTTTGAGAGAAATCATTTAAAGTGTTAGCACTGATTTCTAGAATTCTATAATGTATAGCAAATGGTACATTTCTATTGCAAAAGCACCATCTTTTGGTTGCTACGATGTCTCGCTGGTGATAGCGAGTGATGTGGTATACCAATTATTGGATAACCATCAGTATCATAGGACTCTGTTGCAAGGAGCCTGTTGGTCTTGCTGTCTGCCAGTACCTGTATGCGTCACCAGGTGCACAAGCACTTACTGGGAGGGGAGCCAGAATATGGAAAATCAAATCAAAGAAAACAACATAATAATAACTTTCATATATGAATTAGCATATTGGGGGGGGATCCACTCTTTCAccatataaataaacaaattaaaaaatattagccattgtttaaaaatacaaaaaagtaataaaaaaataaatggctcATCCCAAAGCACAGTATCACATTTCACTTGAACTGTCTGTCAGAAAGAATCACATACTGTACATCTTGTACCCAGGCTTCCATTACAAAAATAGTGATATCTTTGATGTAATTTTGGAAAAGCGGCCTATGATTTTGCAGTCTGAATTTTCTTATCTgaaattttaaaagcataaatAATTGGGGACGCATTTGACAGCACTGACTGATCAACAACTGATCTGTGAACACAATCTAGTTTGCAGTCTAAGTGATATAAAATGTGCCTATACTTTGTAAAGAAAATGCATAATTTTTGTAGACATTATCACATAACCATACCAGTGAATCCCAGTAGGGCACCCTCTCTTGACTGCCTACGGAGCCCATCTTCATCTTGGAAATCAATGTACACAAGGTCTATAGCTTGTAGGCCGAAAGCCTTTGCTGTGACAATAATTTTTTGCCTGGCGTACAGAATATCATGAGTTTCTTTACTACTTGTAGCACCTAAGAAAACAATGAATAAAAAGAAgttaactttgttttttaaatcttctcatttgaaacttttttaacataaaataaaattcctttaTGTTCTCATttacatcattaaaaaaaaaacccagaaaataaTTGAGGGATACCAAAGTTAACTGACCAAGTGTTGTAAAGAGATAATTTAAATAGTTTAGTTGGGCAAATATTAagcttatccagaaaaaatattttcttcatgcCTTAGTTTCTGAAATTTACGGTATGATTTGGTTCAAATAATAGATCCTGagattgaaatcaatgagagtgtTGGTTGAAGAAGGGCTGCAGGAATCCACCTTCAGTAATCATTTGCTTCTATTACTTATTGTAATGGCACTGAACAGCGTTACACCAAGAGAAGCATTATACAGATGGATATACTGTGTACAAGGAAATGGTTAAAAACCTCACACTGAGACCAGAATTGCACTTTCCTTGGTTGCGATTCTTGTCACAACCGATGTCCTTAGCCAAATGTTTAAGCTTTAGTACTTGGAttggaaaatttgaaaaattatgGCAGATGACTTTTGAGAGGGGGCCAAAAGCATTCACAAGAATTCATGAGTCCACCGTCTATCAGATAAAAACATTCTCACATGAATCCTGGTGTGAAAAAATAATAGTCTGTTCTCTTTTCCTTAGGGTCACTACTCAGACATAAATGATCAATTTGCATAGAATAATTTGTTGTTAATTGTTACATTAGAATATGTATATACTTCATTAAGAAATGGACACTTCTGAACTGTAGTTGTTTCCTTTAAGGAGTTTATAGCTGAATCAGATTAAAAAGAGGCTTTTAGCAGATAATGTTGCCGTTAAGCAAATAATTTACAAAAgggattttgaaatatttctggcTTTGGTGAAATGGCATTATCAATGTACCGCAAGTCTACGAGGAGTTATGACTGTTTTGACCTGGGAAGTGCTTATAACGCATTTATTAAAGCAAAACTTAACAAGGATGTATTGTGAATGATATCAAAATACAATTCACTGTAAATAATGttaacagacacacaaaaatttGACTTGAAAGATGGTTCTTAAGAGACTACACAGATAGTTGTTTATATGAATATTACAGTTTAAAATAAGCTTAGTGATTCAACaggttaattttttattttagctaCAGCGTGACGAGAATAGGAAAAAGCCAGTGTTTTGTAAGTCATCATTTTATCAAGCTCTGAATTTCAAAATGCCAATGACAtaatttacattaataaaaattatGCAGAAAGATGGGCAAATGTGCCAATACAAGTAAGTGCAGAATCATGTGTAGAGCTCCTTACTTATTGCAGTCAGGACAAGTGGATAAAATACCATCAGTGTTCTCACTGGAAACGTCATGCATTAACAGTTATAATAAACAAACAGGTCAGAACCTATGCTGGCTCGaaaatcctctcctccaaagacTACTGCATCCAAATGAAGGCCAACTTGCGATCCTATGCTTAATGTTTCTTCACAGGCTGCCTtcaaataagaacataacatgAATTTCTACTGGAATCCAGGGATGACAGACATGTTATACCAACTCATCTTATTATAAAAGTCTGGACATCTTTCAGCTAAAATTGCTCCAACCAAACAAAGTACTATCACTATTGTACTGCACAGAAAGTCTTTAAATGACTCATAGCAAAATCTAAAACAATACATGTGCATATGAATATATACACTGCAGCTACAGCATGCAATACTGGATTTCCTACCCTTCTTTCCCTTCAAATACGAATGAACTTACCATAACGCCATGGACACTACTGTGATTGGCACTTCAGAAATACATGTAATTACAGTAAACTAAGTACTTATTAAATACTGTCCCAAATAAGCACATGCACTTTACCTCAATAGTTTATGCTTTGGCATGTAATGATTTTGCATCAGAAACAAAGACCAGAAtatcttttattaaataaataatagttgGAGGTTTCAACATGTTGTGGATTCCTTCCTGGAAGAATTCCTTACTGGAGAATTTAAAATCTTCAATACTGTCAAATACAACTAAAAGATAGGTACAGGAAGTCAAAAATGCAACAAGCAGTGCAGAAGTATATGAATGTAAAAACAAGCAGCACTCAAAGGTATTATATATAAAGAAATGCATGTCAACATTATTACTGTTTTATATAAGATTTTGATATTAATAGTCTTGAAACATACTGCATGCCTAGAGAGACAGATGTAATTACAAATTGTACTACTGGGCATCCATATGGGAGAGTTGGTGGGATAAggaattattactattattatacaGTATACTTTAAGCTGCAACTCTACTGCCAACATCAAGAACTACAGTATTTATTACGAATTCTACTACAAAATATCCcagtgaaaaaaatctaaaaaattttaaatgtaaaatgaaatcGTTTTCTGGGTACTGACAATGAACATGAATGTTCCAAGATATATTTAAGGTATGCagtaagaataaatatttttgctaTATATGCACATACAGAGAATAAGGCCTCTCAACAGTTCTCGAAACATCTCAAATATACAAGTCTTGAATTACTCTGAAACTTTTCTCTGAAGCTTTAGGAGAAGAATATTGCATTTCCAGTGAGTGCatttgattttccatttcatgATCATTAGTATCTGTCCCCTGTAGAAACACAAGCTAGATACTGAGACTGGGGGCCATTTGTATTTCATGAGCATCAGGTCAGTCAATACACAAAAAATATTTAGGAAGATTTAGAAACAGTCTTTATACAaggcagagaaaaatataatttgaacATAAGTGAACTTGAGAATAAAAAATTCACGTTGTTCACATGTTGGGTAGTTCAGAACTTCAGCTACACTTCTAAGCACAGAACACACCGATGAACACAAATATGAAAAACTATTATTTGTTCTCAGAGCTATAATATGAAATTTGGAAGTATTTTATAAAGAGGATGCATTATAAAAACACCATAGTACTATTACTGAAATGATGAAAAGATTATTTATAAATACAGAGTTATACAAAGTCAACTATGCCAGTTACTAAATAGTCAATTTTACTACAACAATTTGAGCTCATCAGATCATTTCAAAGCGTATCtccatattttaaaacacattaaacgtaaaaataaaacaaaaattactgcatagGGTTTTATTATATGGTCTGCATGTATTATCTGGAATTGGCATTTCATGGACATATTTGGGGATTTTGTCAAGGCCTTTACATAATAAcatgagaaataaaaatacaaacttttGAGGGACTGTAATTCCTTTATTTTCACCTCTCCTATTTAGATGAATTTCTTATTTAAAGGACAAACTGTTTAACTTATATCTAGGTTGCTGATAGGATAAAATATGAACTCTTCACCACATCAAGGCTCCTTACCTTAAAATTGAGCAACCCCATTGCAGTTTCCACAAAAGGGATCAAATTCATTGGTTCTACAAGTGTTCGGCCTTTTAAGTGATGTAAAAATTTGTCTGAAAACTAAAACCAGAACAATATTATAAGGGACCAGAGAAAAATTCATTTACAAATATCCACATGTACATGCACCTTTTCAGATCTTTCACCTGGCTGCAAtgacaaaccaaacaaaaccagaacTGTAATAAAAAACCCTCAAGCTTTTAACCAGGTCTGTTTTGAGGCCTACAATTCTGAATTGCATCATTACCGTATATGTTGAAGTTTAAAGGTTTAATTGTAAAAATATTTGCTTAACACCTATCGCCCTAACATAGTTAAATGCAAATCAGCAGGTTCTTAAAAACAATGAAGTATTGATATACCTGACGTCCTGTTTTGTTTCATGTCTAATACTAACATCACTGTAACTGTTCCGCAGCTTTCTAAGTGGCATCCATATTATTCATTACGGCACCGTTACTCTTTGTTCAGTTGGCTTTTCTTCATAATTTTTAGCTTACCTAGGAAGGCCTTAAAAAGGAAGTTTAATTCTTTGAAGACCAAagctttccaattttttccatgaGACCAGTTCACAGCTAGCTCTGAGCTGCCAGTGGGGTAGCCCAAATTCCAAAATCTATCATCTGGAAACATACAAAAGCTCTTGCACAGATTTTTCtcctttcaaaagaaaaaaaaccctatattGTAACTCTATTATGTCTCTCTAGATCTAGTAATTTGTGAGGAGATAAACATATCACAGGTATGGTGGAAGATATTTTagtaaataaagacaaaaataacacaggcatccattttaaatttaaggAATATGCAGCCATTAATGGATATCAAAGGAAAAGGGAATTTTAATCATCTCTCCATTCAGTCTCAGTTGGGTAAATCATATCTAAGAGATTTGCATAAATATAAACCATCAAagacttttcatcttcaaagggGGTTTCAAGACCCTATAAGCTTTGTACTGTAATCATCACAGGTCACAACCCTGCAGGAATAAGGCTGCTATGGCAACATAAAAAACTAATGCTTAAGGCTTAGCATAATATTCTGACTAATAGAAAGGAAACTCATTTTAAAAGCTGGCAGCCTATTTACCAGAAGCTGGATTAGAGGTGTTATTTCCCCTTTTAgctttcccccccttccccctccccaaaagaaaggaaaatctaATCACTGAGATCTTTAAAAAGCTTTTGAGCAATTTGCAGTAACTTTACAATTAGGCCAAAATAAATCACAGCTTTTCACGATGAAGAATTCTGCCATCCTCACATTTTTCTGTGCATCATCATCACTGTTTCTGTAACTTTTCCCCAGAGAAAAGAAGTCAGCTAAAATATATAGAATTAAGAAAATCACTGCAATTCAAATGCATACGTGTACAGTGTCTTAGGTAGAGCAACAGAAAATAGTAAACATCATACAGGTCAGAGCATGAACACTGGAAGCAGTGTACTAAAATAATTTCAGCTTTAGTTCTGAAGATCTCTAcatgattttgattttttcaaataaaacataTTAATGGAAGCTAGGGTTTTATAACTTAGATGAAGGTTTAAATGGAAGAACAGTTTttagatttaaaacattttaacagtCACCTTGttaggtttctttaaaaaacaaaacgctccattttaatatattttgttttgaagattaaaaaaaaagattttttaattaaatattgtccccttcctctttctttttataatttgTTATAAGCACCAATACAAAAGGTAACTAGTGGAGaagtttcaattaattttttcaaaaggAGACGATTAAATGTTTCCGGCCTGGTAAAGTGTTCATTTCagcgagggagggaggggaaaaaaggagagggggaaaaaaaaacaaagattggGGAGGGGATGAAGTAGCAGGCCTCAGCAATTCTTTCAATTCCAGTGCACACCCAATAGTGTGTTGGGAAGAATGCACACTGTTCAGGATTTGTGGGAGAATTGTCCCATGACAAAGGAGGGAGAGTTACGCTTGTTATAGTCCAATAAGCCATGCCAGTCAAACAAGTACCCATACTAGGGACAAAAGGAAAGCAAGAGATTCtcacacaaaagaaaacaagtaaGCCCATCTTTTAGTTGTGCATCAGCCTCCAGGTTTTATgtttcacatgaaaaaaaaagagcagaaaaataaacagcaaaaggcttttatttaaaaaaattgaacatttGTAAAAACTTTTATTAAATCCAACAAATTCTCTGTGTTCAGTGATTTATCAAAATGCAACAGAACAAAAGTACAGACAATAAGATATAAGTTAGtactattttattttctaacGGGATGATATTAAGTATGAAAATTAGCCATTTGAAAAGTTGGAGGATGGGAGGGACAAAGTCTTCAGATTTCATATCATGTAAAACATATTAGGTGCTAGTGAGGGCCCTGCATTTTGGAAGCATGAATATTCATAAAAGACAAATTATGTCCAACACTTACATGTTATAAATCCTGAGAGGTATTCTCtagttattttaattaaatggtgGTGTAAGGGGACATAACCTCCATTGGAAACAGGGGAGACTGAAGGTACACTATCACAAATGGACAAGTACTGTAAAATAGCTAACATATTTGTTCAGTTGTATTCACGTATACCATCTTAAAGGCTTGATCAAGGTTAGATGCTGAGATTAAACTAGATACTAATACATCTTTTATCACAGCTCACGTATATTATAGATATTCCTTACACTTGTGGTTTTCAAAAGTATGGAACTGCATAATGAAACGTTATTCCTTTAGTGATGTTTTGCAGAAATAATGGCATCGCTAAATAGAACGCACCTTTTcttaacaattaaaaacaattatagCATAATTAGACCTATTTCAAAGTTTTCTTAAGTAATTTGACATGCCAACCATTTACATTTCAGGTTTTTATTGGCTGAAAAGTCATTCATGAAATGCAAACACACCTGTCAGCAATTAAAAAGGACGAAATAGGGAACTGTTCAGGAAATAATATCTGTGGTAATTAAAAACACTAGTTAAAAGCTTCCTGTTTGTTCCTCCAGTTGCCCCAAAGAAGTGaccttttcctcccccactccatttTTTCATATGTTGCTAACATGTTTTCTCCATCTATAACTTCCCAGGCATGTACATAAAACATATTGACATAGACAATCTTTTAAGGTGTCAGTGAAGGTTCAGAGTTTGGTACAATGGACAAAGTTATATTATTATACATTTTCTTCTCCGTTTTGATAATACACTGTAACACTGACATTGATTGTTTTATTGACTGCAGTACTAAGAATACTAGTTTTCCTTAAAAACTAAAGTTGCTACGTATGTTCGGTGTGCAACTCCAGCCTATGCACATTTTAATGGAAATGTTATACCCTTTTCTGAGCCAGACACCAACACTGTCCCATGATAACAGCAACATTCTTTATAACTCTAGCTCATTGGCCCCAATGGTTCCTTCCAAACTGGCCCAAGGTCTTCAATCAAAAGCTAAGATTATGACAATTTGGTAACTACTCACCCATCTTATTTCTTCAGCATTTTCAACTTTTGGCAGCATCAGGCTTGAAGGAAGAACACTGGACTTCAAAAGGACTTCGAGATCTTGTTCTGCAAGACCACTGGACACTGAATTGATCCTGACACACTTTTCAGTCTGGCCAAACTCAACCTCTTTGAGTGTTTTCACAACTGTGAGCCTTGCTTCTGCCTagaatataaatgttttaaaaaattaagcttATTTTCTATTGATAGAAAAACCCACTGAGCAGAAAACTTGTCAAACCGATGGAAAAAAATAGAGCTAAcaatataaaaatctattttttccaCACTATTCATTACTGTTTGCCTTTTGTTAAACCTTTCACAGCCAGTACCTCAGAATTTTAGTTTTAGCACTTTCTTTACAACTAACAGTAAATATACAATTTTCAGATCTGATTAATAATAGGACTACTACAGTACTTAAAGAAAACATCACTTTCATGTTTAAAGGTCTAAAGAACACAAATCTTTAGCATCTCTTTACACCAATACTTTCCACATAGCCAAAAATGGAATAAGAGAAttgcataaaataaaaatattttcaattaataCCAGTATTCTTCTTATGGACCATAATAAAATTATGGGTTATCAGTATATAAGGacttatatgtatatttattttgtcTTGCTGTATAATCATCCTTCTTATCCATTAAACTGTATTAATGCTTGCAGTTGAGTAGACAGGTCACACATGAGAATAATACTATGTAACTCAAAATAATATGCAGATTTTTCTGGAAACTGTGACTGATAGTAAAAAGATACTCCAGGttatcagcaaaaataaaaattccaaacACACATTTTCTAACTGACACACTCCTCACAAAAATGGTGAAGGAAGGAAAGTTTATAAATCTGTTGAATACTTGATTTGCATTAAGAATGCTTAAATCCTTTGCTGAAATGAAACACTTCTATTGGCGTCaagaaaaaagggaaggagaaaaaaaagaaagcactTGAGCTCACTACTTCCTGCCAATTTCAGTTTCAAAAACAAATTCTTTCAACTTGCCAACAGCCCTTAACAAATTCTCATTGTCAAAACGAACACTTATCAAAAGTAGTTTCATTTGTGAAGAGTTTTTATGGTACTAATAAAACTTTAAAGCTTCTGACTCATGATTGtttgaaaaaacagttttaacaaAATACAGCCATTTGAGCAGAAATACTTATCTAGAAAACAGGCACACtcagaaaaaaatcatcaaagTTAATAACGAGACTAATACCAATCAGCGAGACAACACATGACAGTAGATTTAAACCAGATGGATACAAATCTCCGCCTGTGAGTAGAGGCAGAAGAGGTTTCAAAATGTGGTCCGAGTTAAAGAGTGTGAGGAAACAGTAGCTTCCAGTTGTCAGGTCAGATCAGAATAGGTCTCCAAGACCAGTTTAAGACAGCACTGCACTGATTTACAAGGCTTGGACTGCCAATAATTAGGATAAGTTTAGACAGAAGCAAGTGATTACTCTC
This genomic interval carries:
- the CLYBL gene encoding citramalyl-CoA lyase, mitochondrial, translating into MFSTLFQLRKRKSSSLSAGVPKLDYHSKPSHKYVPRRAVLYVPAEDERKIQKIPSLNVDCAVLDCEDGVALNRKAEARLTVVKTLKEVEFGQTEKCVRINSVSSGLAEQDLEVLLKSSVLPSSLMLPKVENAEEIRWFSDKFLHHLKGRTLVEPMNLIPFVETAMGLLNFKAACEETLSIGSQVGLHLDAVVFGGEDFRASIGATSSKETHDILYARQKIIVTAKAFGLQAIDLVYIDFQDEDGLRRQSREGALLGFTGKQVIHPNQIAVVQEQFSPSPEKIKWAQELISAFEDHQRLGKGAFTFHGSMIDMPLLKQAQNIVTLATAIRKK